The following coding sequences lie in one Capsicum annuum cultivar UCD-10X-F1 chromosome 5, UCD10Xv1.1, whole genome shotgun sequence genomic window:
- the LOC124898669 gene encoding LRR receptor-like serine/threonine-protein kinase EFR, whose translation MENHIFLLMLLFLVQYYSVSISVSSSNETDQQAQVAFKDLVISPSQFLENNWTKNTSFCSWFGVTCSPKRQRVVALALPDMQLQGTISSSLANLSFLSVLNLENNSFHGGIPFGLGHLPRLQVVDVRNNQLQGSIPTILFQCRRVQVISLAFNKLGGEIWKGPWFVPKLRVLNLRNNSLTGIIPPSLGNATKLMNFSLAGNRISGNLPKEIGNLSPLATLSLYDNQLIGSIPAPLFNISSLLLANLAFNSLSGSHFLNEGNIVSNLEFLSVSNNQIPSNICQLRELQVLSISVNDITGEIPRNIGCLSKHEDFLIGDNPIKGTIPASLANISTLQYVSCTRNRLEVTSNHYRSSSSKP comes from the coding sequence ATGGAGAATCACATTTTCTTATTGATGCTTCTCTTTCTAGTTCAATATTATTCTGTTTCTATATCAGTTTCTTCGTCGAATGAAACAGATCAACAAGCTCAAGTAGCTTTCAAAGATCTTGTTATTAGTCCAAGTCAGTTTTTGGAGAATAATTGGACAAAGAATACTTCTTTTTGCTCTTGGTTTGGTGTCACTTGCAGTCCAAAAAGGCAAAGGGTTGTAGCCTTGGCGCTTCCCGATATGCAACTTCAAGGCACAATTTCCTCCTCTTTGGCCAATTTGTCCTTTCTCAGCGTGCTCAATCTTGAGAACAACAGCTTCCATGGTGGAATTCCTTTCGGACTTGGCCACTTGCCTCGCTTGCAAGTGGTTGATGTTAGAAACAATCAGCTCCAAGGAAGTATTCCAACAATTCTATTTCAATGCCGGAGGGTTCAAGTAATTTCATTAGCTTTCAATAAACTCGGTGGTGAAATATGGAAAGGGCCATGGTTTGTACCGAAACTCAGAGTCTTGAATCTGAGGAACAATAGCCTCACAGGTATAATCCCTCCTTCTCTTGGAAATGCCACAAAGTTGATGAACTTTAGTTTGGCTGGGAATAGAATCAGTGGCAACCTTCCAAAAGAGATCGGCAATCTGAGCCCTCTTGCAACTTTGTCCTTGTATGATAATCAATTAATAGGTTCGATTCCCGCACCACTGTTTAATATATCGTCGCTTCTTCTTGCAAATCTAGCATTCAATAGCCTTTCCGGTTCTCACTTCCTTAATGAAGGGAATATTGTGTCAAATCTAGAGTTTTTAAGTGTATCTAACAACCAAATTCCTTCTAACATATGCCAACTCAGAGAGCTCCAAGTTTTGTCCATATCTGTAAACGACATAACTGGAGAGATACCCAGAAATATTGGTTGTTTATCCAAACACGAGGATTTTCTTATTGGTGATAATCCAATAAAAGGAACTATTCCCGCTTCATTGGCCAATATTTCCACTCTGCAATATGTTTCCTGTACAAGAAATCGCTTGGAGGTCACTTCCAACCACTACAGGTCTTCATCTTCCAAACCTTGA
- the LOC124898668 gene encoding LRR receptor-like serine/threonine-protein kinase EFR, translating into MGKIPPEIGKLSNLRELNFAQNYNLIGEIPEDIFNISSLETINFSSNNLSHRILTSTGLHLPNLKHLHLSDNQLEGEIPLFITNASKLETLDLAGNFLTGTIPNNLGNLRELRSLLLHHNHLTNEPREHELRFLNSLVDCRMLHYLLLGSNLLNGVLPNSIGNLSSTIEILYIGDAHLNGLIPPGIGNMSGLNTLVLQFNNLMGNFYRTTNFRDIFQRQYAIYLIWFN; encoded by the exons ATGGGGAAAATTCCTCCAGAAATAGGGAAGCTATcaaatttgagagaattaaacTTTGCCCAGAATTATAATCTTATTGGCGAGATTCCAGAggatatttttaatatatcttcTTTGGAAACAATTAATTTCAGTTCCAACAACCTCTCGCATAGAATTCTAACCTCTACAGGTCTTCATCTTCCGAACCTTAAACATCTTCACTTGTCAGACAATCAGCTGGAAGGGGAAATTCCATTGTTCATAACAAATGCTTCCAAGCTTGAGACACTGGATCTAGCTGGCAATTTTCTCACAGGAACTATTCCTAATAATTTGGGAAATCTTCGTGAGCTGCGATCACTGTTACTACATCATAATCACCTTACCAATGAACCAAGAGAGCACGAGTTGCGATTCTTAAATTCTTTGGTGGATTGTAGGATGTTGCATTATCTACTTTTGGGTTCCAATCTGTTGAATGGCGTTTTGCCCAATTCTATTGGGAATCTTTCGTCTACTATAGAAATATTATATATAGGAGATGCTCACCTGAATGGCCTCATCCCCCCAGGTATAGGCAACATGAGTGGCCTTAATACCCTAGTCCTACAATTTAACAATTTGATGGGAAAT TTCTACCGAACAACAAATTTCAGGGACATATTCCAGAGGCAGTATGCCATTTATCTAATTTGGTTCAATTAA
- the LOC107871533 gene encoding receptor kinase-like protein Xa21, with translation MVASVYSTSASVQLSTKNSAPVLKQCNIFEAVQLFYVTVHILSNNLSKKKVLINRLPNPKPSQASGDDNDARHLYFLASVTMWSLCGMHILEVPACPVNNTGQQSKSMELVLKIVIPVVTSSFLIFLLASDWIMKWKKKQKLKDVEKVLEIGTYQLISYHEIQRATNNFDGSNLIGEGSSGSVYQGTLSSGNVVAIKVLDLENEQMSNGSLENWLYGEDFHLNLLQRVTIMLDAAMTIEYLHHGNDTPIVHCDLRPANVLLDEDMVAHVGDFGISKILAVSKSMAHTETLGTLGYTVPGTMMDVIDDNLFPEEEQITSKSEICIASMVELALDCTMEMPESRITMKDVVKRLNKIKNVFLET, from the exons ATGGTTGCATCTGTTTATTCAACCAGtgcatcagttcagttaagtacAAAAAACAGTGCACCAGTACTGAAGCAATGCAACATTTTCGAAGCAGTGCAACTGTTCTATGTCACTGTTCAC ATTTTGTCAAAtaatttgtccaaaaagaaagttcTCATCAATCGATTgccaaatccaaagccgagccAAGCGAGCGGCGATGACAACGACGCGAGGCATCTCTATTTCCTTGCCTCagttaccatgtgga GTTTATGTGGAATGCACATTTTGGAGGTTCCTGCTTGCCCTGTCAATAATACTGGACAGCAATCAAAGTCTATGGAGCTTGTGCTGAAAATTGTTATTCCCGTGGTTACTTCATCCTTTTTGATATTCTTGTTGGCTTCAGATTGGAtaatgaaatggaagaagaaacaAAAGTTGAAAGATGTTGAAAAAGTACTGGAGATCGGAACCTATCAATTGATTTCTTATCATGAGATTCAACGAGCAACAAAtaattttgatggatcaaattTAATAGGTGAGGGAAGCTCTGGCTCTGTATACCAAGGCACATTATCTAGCGGAAATGTGGTGGCCATAAAGGTTCTGGATTTGGAAAATGAGCAA ATGTCCAACGGGAGTCTCGAAAATTGGTTGTACGGAGAAGATTTCCACTTGAACCTTCTTCAAAGAGTTACTATAATGCTTGATGCGGCTATGACAATAGAATATCTACATCATGGTAATGACACTCCGATAGTTCATTGTGATCTGAGGCCAGCAAATGTACTTTTGGATGAAGATATGGTGGCTCATGTTGGTGATTTTGGTATCTCTAAAATTTTAGCTGTAAGCAAGTCCATGGCACATACCGAGACATTGGGTACTCTTGGCTACACTGTACCAG GGACTATGATGGACGTTATAGATGACAATCTTTTTCCCGAAGAAGAACAAATCACTTCTAAAAGTGAAATTTGCATAGCGTCCATGGTTGAATTGGCTTTAGATTGCACAATGGAAATGCCAGAATCAAGGATAACCATGAAAGATGTAGTCAAGAGGCTTAACAAAATCAAGAATGTATTTCTAGAAACCTAG
- the LOC107870157 gene encoding receptor kinase-like protein Xa21, with translation MLQQLYLGSNRFSSKFPSSLWKMRGLLFLNMSQNSIEGEVPSDIGGLKAIVELYLYGNHFSGMIPSRFGQLSNLQILDLSNNSFSGAIPLSFANLISLEFLNLSLNALSGTIPKSLEKLSYLKGINVSFNNLEGEIPGGGVFANSTLQSFLGNNGLCGMHILEILVCPITNPAQQSKSKELVLKIVIPTVTSSFLIFLLVSTWIMKRKKKGTSKDVEYVPEIKTYQLISYHEIQRATSNFDGSNLIGAGSSGSVYKATLSIGTVVAIKVLDLENEQVCKRFDTECKVMRNVRHRNLVPVITTCSSDYIRAFVLEYMSNGSLENWLYREDCHLNLLQRVTVMLDAAMAIEYLHHCNETPIVHCDLKPSNILLDEDMVAHVGDFGISKILAVSKSMAHTKTLGTLGYIAPEYGSDGIVSTSGDVYSYGIMLMEVLTKRRPTDEEIRNENLDLRKWITQSFSGSMLEVVDANLFPEEEQITSKSEICIVSMVELALDCTMEIPESRITIKDVVKRLNKIKNTFLEM, from the exons ATGCTACAACAACTTTATTTGGGTTCTAAtagattttcatcaaaatttcccTCAAGTCTTTGGAAAATGAGAGGTCTTCTCTTTCTAAACATGTCACAAAATTCTATAGAAGGAGAAGTTCCGTCAGATATTGGAGGACTGAAGGCCATTGTAGAACTATATCTTTATGGTAACCACTTCTCAGGAATGATACCAAGCAGATTCGGGCAACTCTCAAACCTGCAAATTCTTGACCTATCCAACAATTCATTTTCAGGTGCAATTCCATTATCCTTTGCCAACTTGATAAGcttggaattcttgaatttgtCCTTAAATGCCTTGTCAGGTACTATTCCTAAGTCCTTGGAAAAACTCTCATACCTTAAAGGCATCAATGTTTCATTTAATAATTTAGAAGGTGAAATACCCGGTGGCGGTGTGTTTGCAAATTCCACTCTGCAATCATTTCTTGGGAACAACGGTCTATGTGGAATGCACATATTGGAGATTCTTGTTTGTCCTATCACTAATCCTGCACAGCAATCAAAGTCTAAGGAGCTTGTGCTAAAAATTGTTATTCCAACAGTTACTTCATCATTTctgatattcttgttggtgtcAACTTGGATTATGAAACGAAAGAAGAAAGGGACGTCCAAAGATGTTGAATATGTTCCGGAGATCAAGACTTATCAATTAATTTCTTATCATGAGATTCAACGAGCAACAAGtaattttgatggatcaaattTAATTGGTGCGGGAAGTTCTGGCTCTGTGTACAAAGCCACATTATCTATCGGAACTGTTGTGGCCATAAAGGTTCTGGATTTGGAAAATGAGCAAGTATGCAAGAGGTTTGATACCGAATGCAAAGTGATGAGAAATGTTAGACACAGAAATCTTGTCCCTGTGATTACTACTTGTTCTAGTGATTATATAAGAGCCTTTGTTCTCGAATATATGTCCAACGGGAGCCTGGAGAATTGGTTGTACAGAGAAGATTGCCACTTGAACCTTCTCCAAAGAGTCACTGTGATGCTTGATGCGGCTATGGCAATTGAATATCTACATCATTGTAATGAAACTCCGATAGTTCACTGCGACCTAAAGCCATCAAAcattcttttggatgaggatatggtggcTCATGTTGGTGATTTTGGCATCTCCAAAATTTTAGCGGTAAGCAAGTCTATGGCACACACCAAGACATTGGGCACTCTTGGATATATTGCTCCAG aatatGGCTCGGACGGAATAGTATCCACTAGTGGTGATGTTTATAGTTACGGCATCATGTTGATGGAGGTTTTGACCAAAAGACGGCCAACAGATGAAGAGATACGCAATGAAAATCTTGACTTGAGGAAGTGGATAACACAATCATTTTCAGGATCTATGCTTGAAGTTGTGGATGCCAATCTTTTTCCCGAGGAAGAACAAATCACTTCTAAAAGTGAAATCTGCATAGTTTCCATGGTCGAATTGGCTTTAGATTGCACAATGGAAATTCCCGAATCAAGAATAACCATAAAAGATGTAGTCAAGAGGCTtaacaaaatcaagaacacattccTGGAAATGTAG